A stretch of DNA from Pantoea alfalfae:
CGGAGGATCTCACTGACACGCAGCATCACTGGATTGCTCCGCTGGTGGTTCATCACTGGCCCGGTTATGAGGTGCGCTTTCCGCAACGCAGTCGCAGCCTGAACAGTGGCTATTTTTGTGTGACCGCAGCGCGTTTTGCGCAGGTGATCCGCGATCGGTTTGCGCCGGATCTGCTGCTGAATACCCGCGTGGCGAGCATCGCTTCACGCCTTGTCACGCTGGAGGATGGTCGGGTGCTGGAAACTGACGCGGTGATCGATGGACGCGGCTATCAGCCCGATGATGCGCTGCGCATGGGCTTCCAGGCGTTTGTGGGTCAGGAGTGGCAGCTCAGTGCGCCCCACGGCCTGACCGCACCAGTCATTATGGACGCGACCGTGGATCAGCAGTCAGGCTATCGCTTTGTCTACAGCCTGCCCTTTTCGGCGGATACGCTGCTGATTGAAGATACCCACTATATTGATAACGCCACGCTGGAAGGCGATCGCGCCCGTCAGAATATCCGTGACTATGCTGCTCAGCAGGGCTGGCAGTTAAAGCAGCTATTGCGTGAAGAACAGGGCGCGTTGCCGATTACGCTGACCGGCGACGTGGACGCCTTCTGGCAGAAACGCGATCTGCCCTGCAGCGGTCTGCGTGCCGGGTTATTCCATCCTACCACCGGCTATTCGCTGCCGCTGGCGGTCGCGCTGGCGGACCGGCTGGCGCAGATGCAGTCGTTCACTTCTGAGACCCTGCACGCCACCATTCAGCAGTTTGCCAGTCATTCCTGGCAGCAGCAGCGCTTCTTCCGCATGCTAAACCGGATGCTGTTTCTGGCGGGTCCGGCAGACCAGCGCTGGCATGTTATGCAACGATTTTACGGCCTCCCCGAAGGTCTGATTGCCCGTTTTTATGCGGGAAAACTTACTGTGTCTGATCGGCTGCGCATCTTAAGCGGCAAGCCGCCGGTTCCCGTACTGGCTGCGCTACAGGCTATTATGACTCCTCACCGTCAACAGGCGATGCAATGAACAGAACGACAGTAATTGGTGCAGGCTTTGGTGGTCTCGCGCTGGCCATTCGCCTTCAGGCGTCAGGGATCCCTACGCGGCTGCTGGAGCAGCGTGATAAACCCGGCGGCCGCGCCTATGTTTACGAGGATCAGGGCTTTACCTTTGATGCCGGCCCCACGGTGATTACCGATCCCAGCGCTATTGAAGAGCTCTTCACCCTGGCAGGTAAAAAACTCTCTGACTATGTCGAACTGCTGCCGGTGAAGCCGTTTTATCGCCTCTGCTGGGAGTCCGGCAAAGTCTTCAGTTATGACAACGATCAGCCCGCGTTGGAAGCGCAAATCAGCGCATTTAATCCGCGTGACGTAGAAGGCTATCGTCGCTTTCTGGCCTATTCCCGTGCGGTGTTTGCAGAAGGTTATCTCAAGCTCGGCACCGTGCCATTTCTGTCATTCCGGGACATGCTGCGCGCCGCCCCTCAGCTGGCAAAACTGCAGGCGTGGCGCAGCGTCTACAGCAAAGTGGCGAGCTATATCGAAGATGAGCATCTGCGTCAGGCGTTCTCTTTTCACTCGCTGCTGGTAGGCGGAAATCCATTTGCCACCTCGTCAATCTATACCCTGATTCATGCGCTGGAACGTGAATGGGGCGTCTGGTTCCCGCGTGGTGGCACAGGCGCCCTGGTACAGGGCATGGTGAAGCTGTTTCAGGATCTGGGCGGCGAAGTGGAGCTGAATGCCAGCGTTGCCCGGCTGGAGACGCAGGAAAATAAAATCATCGCCGTGCATCTGGATGATGGCCGGGTCTTCCCGACCCGCGCGGTTGCCTCTAACGCTGACGTGGTTCATACCTACCGCGAACTGCTGAGTCAGCATCCCGCCGCTGTGGCCAGGGGAAAATCCCTGCAGAACAAGCGCATGAGCAACTCGCTGTTTGTGCTCTATTTTGGCCTGAATCATCATCACGATCAGCTCGCGCACCACACAGTCTGCTTTGGTCCGCGCTATCGTGAATTGATTGATGAGATCTTTAATAAAGACGCCCTCGCAGAGGACTTCTCGCTTTACCTTCACGCGCCCTGCGTGACCGATCCGTCACTGGCACCCGAAGGCTGCGGCAGTTATTACGTGCTGGCACCGGTGCCGCATCTCGGCACCGCCGATATCGACTGGGCCGTG
This window harbors:
- the crtY gene encoding lycopene beta-cyclase CrtY, which codes for MSRYDLILVGAGLANGLIALRLRQQRPSLRMLLIDAESEPGAHHTWSFHAEDLTDTQHHWIAPLVVHHWPGYEVRFPQRSRSLNSGYFCVTAARFAQVIRDRFAPDLLLNTRVASIASRLVTLEDGRVLETDAVIDGRGYQPDDALRMGFQAFVGQEWQLSAPHGLTAPVIMDATVDQQSGYRFVYSLPFSADTLLIEDTHYIDNATLEGDRARQNIRDYAAQQGWQLKQLLREEQGALPITLTGDVDAFWQKRDLPCSGLRAGLFHPTTGYSLPLAVALADRLAQMQSFTSETLHATIQQFASHSWQQQRFFRMLNRMLFLAGPADQRWHVMQRFYGLPEGLIARFYAGKLTVSDRLRILSGKPPVPVLAALQAIMTPHRQQAMQ
- a CDS encoding phytoene desaturase, whose product is MNRTTVIGAGFGGLALAIRLQASGIPTRLLEQRDKPGGRAYVYEDQGFTFDAGPTVITDPSAIEELFTLAGKKLSDYVELLPVKPFYRLCWESGKVFSYDNDQPALEAQISAFNPRDVEGYRRFLAYSRAVFAEGYLKLGTVPFLSFRDMLRAAPQLAKLQAWRSVYSKVASYIEDEHLRQAFSFHSLLVGGNPFATSSIYTLIHALEREWGVWFPRGGTGALVQGMVKLFQDLGGEVELNASVARLETQENKIIAVHLDDGRVFPTRAVASNADVVHTYRELLSQHPAAVARGKSLQNKRMSNSLFVLYFGLNHHHDQLAHHTVCFGPRYRELIDEIFNKDALAEDFSLYLHAPCVTDPSLAPEGCGSYYVLAPVPHLGTADIDWAVEGPRLRDRIFDYLEQHYMPGLRSQLVTHRMFTPFNFRDELNAYQGSAFSVEPILTQSAWFRPHNRDKTIKNLYLVGAGTHPGAGIPGVIGSAKATAGLMLEDLA